Proteins encoded in a region of the Acomys russatus chromosome 14, mAcoRus1.1, whole genome shotgun sequence genome:
- the Fem1b gene encoding protein fem-1 homolog B, translated as MEGLAGYVYKAASEGKVLTLAALLLNRSESDIRYLLGYVSQQGGQRSTPLIIAARNGHAKVVRLLLEHYRVQTQQTGTVRFDGYVIDGATALWCAAGAGHFEVVKLLVSHGANVNHTTVTNSTPLRAACFDGRLDIVKYLVENNANISIANKYDNTCLMIAAYKGHTDVVRYLLEQRADPNAKAHCGATALHFAAEAGHIDIVKELIKWRAAIVVNGHGMTPLKVAAESCKADVVELLLSHADCDRRSRIEALELLGASFANDRENYDIMKTYHYLYLAMLERFQDGDTVLEKEVLPPIHAYGNRTECRNPQELEAIRQDRDALHMEGLIVRERILGADNIDVSHPIIYRGAVYADNMEFEQCIKLWLHALHLRQKGNRNTHKDLLRFAQVFSQMIHLNEAVKAPDIECVLRCSVLEIEQSMNRVKNISDADVHSAMDNYECNLYTFLYLVCISTKTQCSEEDQCRINKQIYNLIHLDPRTREGFTLLHLAVNSNTPVDDFHTNDVCSFPNALVTKLLLDCGAEVNAVDNEGNSALHIIVQYNRPISDFLTLHSIIISLVEAGAHTDMTNKQNKTPLDKSTTGVSEILLKTQMKMSLKCLAARAVRANDINYQDQIPRTLEEFVGFH; from the exons ATGGAGGGCCTGGCTGGCTATGTGTACAAGGCGGCCAGCGAGGGCAAGGTGCTCACTCTGGCTGCCTTGCTCCTTAACCGGTCGGAAAGCGATATCCGCTACCTGCTGGGCTATGTCAGCCAGCAGGGGGGACAGCGCTCCACACCCCTCATCATCGCAGCCCGCAATGGGCACGCCAAGGTGGTGCGCTTGCTGTTAGAACACTACCGTGTGCAGACCCAGCAGACTGGCACCGTGCGCTTCGACGG gtatgtcaTTGATGGTGCCACTGCTCTTTGGTGTGCTGCAGGAGCCGGACATTTTGAAGTCGTTAAACTTCTAGTCAGCCATGGAGCCAATGTGAACCACACCACAGTCACTAACTCAACCCCATTGCGGGCAGCATGCTTCGATGGCAGACTGGACATTGTGAAATATTTGGTCGAAAATAATGCCAACATCAGCATTGCCAACAAGTATGACAACACCTGCCTAATGATCGCAGCATATAAGGGGCACACTGATGTGGTCAGATACCTTTTAGAACAACGTGCTGATCCCAATGCCAAAGCACACTGTGGAGCCACAGCATTGCACTTTGCAGCCGAAGCTGGTCACATTGACATTGTGAAAGAGCTGATAAAATGGCGAGCTGCAATAGTGGTGAACGGCCATGGGATGACACCGTTGAAGGTGGCTGCCGAAAGCTGTAAAGCTGATGTTGTAGAACTCTTGCTCTCTCATGCTGATTGTGATCGCAGAAGCCGCATTGAAGCCTTGGAGCTCTTGGGTGCCTCCTTTGCAAATGACCGTGAGAACTATGACATCATGAAGACCTACCACTACTTATATTTAGCCATGTTGGAGAGGTTTCAGGATGGTGACACTGTTCTTGAAAAAGAGGTTCTTCCACCCATCCATGCTTACGGGAACAGAACTGAGTGTAGGAACCCCCAGGAACTGGAGGCCATTCGGCAAGACAGAGATGCTCTTCACATGGAGGGCCTTATCGTTCGGGAACGGATTTTAGGTGCTGACAACATTGATGTTTCCCACCCCATCATTTACAGAGGGGCTGTCTATGCTGATAACATGGAGTTCGAGCAGTGCATCAAGTTGTGGCTTCATGCCCTGCACCTCAGGCAGAAAGGTAATAGGAACACCCACAAGGATCTGCTTCGGTTTGCTCAAGTCTTCTCACAGATGATACACCTCAACGAAGCTGTGAAGGCCCCAGACATAGAATGCGTTCTGAGGTGCAGTGTTTTGGAAATAGAGCAGAGCATGAACAGAGTTAAAAATATCTCGGATGCTGATGTCCATAGTGCTATGGACAACTATGAGTGCAACCTCTACACCTTTCTGTACCTGGTGTGCATTTCCACCAAGACACAGTGTAGCGAAGAAGACCAGTGCAGAATTAACAAGCAGATCTACAACCTGATTCACCTGGACCCCAGAACACGGGAAGGGTTCACTTTGCTACACCTAGCTGTCAACTCGAACACACCAGTTGATGATTTCCACACCAACGATGTCTGCAGCTTTCCCAATGCACTGGTCACAAAGCTCCTGCTGGACTGTGGCGCGGAGGTGAATGCCGTGGACAATGAAGGCAACAGTGCCCTCCACATTATCGTCCAGTACAACAGGCCCATCAGTGACTTTCTGACCTTGCACTCCATCATCATCAGCCTTGTGGAGGCTGGCGCTCACACTGACATGACAAACAAGCAGAATAAGACTCCATTAGACAAAAGTACAACTGGAGTGTCTGAAATACTACTTAAAACTCAAATGAAGATGAGCCTCAAGTGCCTGGCTGCCCGAGCAGTTCGGGCTAATGACATTAACTACCAAGACCAGATCCCCCGGACTCTTGAAGAGTTTGTTGGATTTCATTAA